TTAGAAACCTTGTCAGGAAACGCTGCCTTTCCACTGGAGCAAAGGGGCTCCTCTTCCACTATTGGGATACCCTTCTTGTTTGTGTCACTCTTCTTGGGAGACAAAGTAAACGGTGGTGGCCTACCGTACAGTTTGTTTGCCGGGGGTTTGTGTCCTTCTACTACGGCAACCTCTCTCACCGATATCTTTCCACCCGTCGCAAGAAGTATGGGAAGCGATTCACCCAACCGAACTCCAGGAGCGTGGAGGGTTGGGCAGACAACCTCACCGTTGATTGATAAACTAAAATGCTCAGATGATACCAGCAACGTTATGGTTACGCGCTCTCTGATCAACCGGAGGGTCTTCATGGGTTCCAATAGTTCAAGTCGCTCAAACGTGTCTTGCTCCGTCATTCGCCACTTTTCCaccgaaagaaaaataccacCAGAGGAATCATAATGGACCAAAGCCACACAAAACCCCTGTCTCTCGTCTCCCGCCCTGGGAGTTATTCCCATACCAAACATTGCATACCGTCCTTGACTTACCAAGCTTTGGATTTGCGCAGTAAAGCAAGCGATGTTTTTGCCCTGTGGAAGAGGCGCTACCGTTCGAAGCGCCAACAGATCATTGCAGTGAATTTTCGTGTTCTGAGCATAGTGGACTTCTTCACATATAAAAAGTATGTTCGATCCCATTGCATTTTGCCTCTGAATGCGGCCACCTGAGCACATCAAAGTCCATCCAGGTACACGATCGCTGGGTTGTTGGAGACGCACCGGCATATTCGGAATACAAGATTCTTCGTCCAGCGGGTTTACCCAAGGGGGTCGGTCCGTGTAGTCGCCAAACTGAGAAAATGTCCAACCAGTGGTGCTCCTGACTTGTTGGGACCGTGGTACTGTGGGCATGATACCCTCACGCAACAGGGCATTGCGCTTACCGTTGCGGGGAAAACTTCGAACCGTTCCATGACTTGGAGCATTTCTAGAAAATCGGTTAAACGCATCTTGGGTCCGTTTGCTTTGAAGAGAGGAGTAAATTGCCTTTTGAAGCCCCACGTCGTCGTCCATTGGTAAAAACCCTTTGCAGCCGCAGTTTATCAGCACCACAATAACAAACTTTTCGTGGGCAAAAGCAATCAGATTGCCGTAACTCTACGGGCgctttatgtatatatatactacagTTCTCCCTTTACAAGTTACCAAAATGCAGATAAAGCAAATGGAACTCTTTAAAACTGGAATAACAAACTAACAATAAATAACTGCCTTCCCTCCTGAATCGGCAAAAAACAATTCGAAGGACTGGGGACAAGACAAAGTGAGCAACCAATACGTtccaaaataacaataattaaAGTAGTTCAAAAATAAAGTTAGAGAACAAACTGTAAACAATAAGTAGATGCACGTTCCCTcaatcaagaaaaaaggaaaacaatgcaCAGTAACGttagaaaataaacaattcCTCCCTGTGTCACGAAACTGACCTGCATGGGTAAATCATTACATAGAGGTAACTACTTATTGGACCCGTCCCACTACGTAGTTATGCTGGAGAGGAAAGGATTGGGGCTCCGATCTCGGGAAACGGCACGTGCTCTATACATCTCTTCCTCCAAATAGATAGAAGTTAATAGAACATGCAAGCAGACAGCAGATGAGCGGAGAACTCAAAAGAAACTTCAAGCTAAATTGGATACTCGTACAATTTTgcagcagaaaacaaaatccattgatgtcaaaaaaaaagcgactGGAAAATGCTGTAGAGGCAACCAACAACTGGCGGTGCTAACAATGAAAACGCCATCCCACATCAAAACATCAGACATCAGCCATATGCTAGAGCGatgaaaaaagtgaagaccTATATGACCTCAACCCGAGGTATTGAATGAAAACTGTTGTCCGCAGCAGCCGCAACACACAATAAGGGTTTCCCACAAACAAACCCCATGAGACATAATATCTGCAACAtcaagacaaaagaaaaatcgtTCAAACAGCAATTTGAAAACAACGTAGTGAACGCGGGTGAAGGTACTCGTTAATGCGCATAGGGCATGCTGCGGTTCGATTTTTGAACACAAGCGGGTATAGCCATTCTCAGCCGCCACCACTTGGAGAGGCAAACACTCACGTCCGCAACGAAATCGTCCAACTAACAAGGACTGTACCTTAAACTGACGATGCCTTCGGCTACGGCAGTGGGGTTGCTGTGAGCACAGTAATCGTTGTTCCCTGCTCGGCAATAGAACCAGCTGATGTCCCCCGTAACACATTTAGAGTTGCATCGGAAAGAGCGCAGTGCAAAGCCACCGAGGGCTACATGTGAGACCTCCCGCTTCACAAATATCATAGTAATACATGCAGAAATAGCCATCAGCACCGTCGGTGACGATCAACAACAAGCGGTCTCCGACCTCTTCTCTCCGCACCTTTACGCCGAACATCACTATCGCAGAGATTGTCGGAGAACACTCTCGAGGTGCTGACCAGAACCACggcaaaccaaaaaagtTTCCGTTCATAAAACCCGACCCCTACCCTGCGACCATGATGAACAGTGGGCCCATTCACAGCACGTCAGCATTGCACCTAGTTTATAAACACTGATCGCACTTTGAGGACCCTGGGCGACTACACCAAGTTACTTACAACGGCCAATCACAACAATGTGGAAAGGGACCAGGCATCCGTTAAAAGCGTCTATCCCATCCAACTGTTGGTCACCTCTCGTGACGCCGACGGCGCGGCCCGTCAAGGCGGTGAGAACGGTACGGCGTAAGAGGGTGAGCCCCcgtcaaaaaggaaaaccaaaACCGCCACCAACGCCGCAAAGCCAGATGCAGCGCGGCCCCACGACAAACAATGCTTCGACCCTTCCCAAATCAAGCCCCGGATATACGAATTTGGGATAACCGGTGGCCGAACGCATACCAAGAGAACCGGGCCGCCCCGTCGACGGGGCGGCCATCGCGTGGACCCACCCGGCCTCGCACGAAGAAACCGGTTACAACCGGGGGGAGCGGAAGAGTTGATGAGTCAGATCCCGGGGAGTAAGGACGGCGTTCGTTCCTTTCGGTGGCCGTAACGCCTGGGGTGAAGGCTGTGCTCTGCCTTGTGAAGCAGCAGGGGGCTCGGCAGCCCCTGCGCTTCAGGGAGGCGTTCCTCTTCGCAGAGGATGCGGTAGTGCACAAGATTCGCGAGGAGCGTAGCTTTCCCCGCACAGGAGCGCCGTGTTCGCCGAAATAGGGCACCCAGCTCGCAAAAGTGTCCGAACTTTTTTCCAACCGCTCACCCCCCACCCTTAATCCAGGGCTTTCTGGGGGGTGTGGCAACCTCTGCTGTCCAGGAAGGTGACCGAAACATAGGAGGGAAAGCGCCACCGGGGTGCGTCCGCGAAGGTAATCAGAAGTGTACCTGAAAAATGTGAGGGGGACAAGGGGAAGTCTTGGCCCTTTCGATCCACGCTTTCTCCGGGAGCGCCGCGAATAGGTGTGTTGTCACTTTCGCGCCACTTCAAGGCCG
The genomic region above belongs to Trypanosoma brucei brucei TREU927 chromosome 10, whole genome shotgun sequence and contains:
- a CDS encoding katanin, putative (katanin p60-like protein 2 (curated by B. Wickstead, Univ. of Oxford)), with the translated sequence MDDDVGLQKAIYSSLQSKRTQDAFNRFSRNAPSHGTVRSFPRNGKRNALLREGIMPTVPRSQQVRSTTGWTFSQFGDYTDRPPWVNPLDEESCIPNMPVRLQQPSDRVPGWTLMCSGGRIQRQNAMGSNILFICEEVHYAQNTKIHCNDLLALRTVAPLPQGKNIACFTAQIQSLVSQGRYAMFGMGITPRAGDERQGFCVALVHYDSSGGIFLSVEKWRMTEQDTFERLELLEPMKTLRLIRERVTITLLVSSEHFSLSINGEVVCPTLHAPGVRLGESLPILLATGGKISVREVAVVEGHKPPANKLYGRPPPFTLSPKKSDTNKKGIPIVEEEPLCSSGKAAFPDKVSNRKGKVVDKAVPKDKVLNSVAPCAPPGIAPELLERIEAEIIERSPNVEWDDIAGIPEAKRLLKEAIILPLLVPELFTGVVQPWKGVLLFGPPGTGKTMLARAVATSAKTTFFNISASSLISKYFGESEKIVRSLFHLARHYAPSTIFFDEVDALMSARGGNEHEASRRIKSEMLQQFDGLCTENDKRVLVLATTNRPWDLDEAMRRRLEKRIYIPLPDKAGRLSLLKKQTATLSLDPSVDLEEISDKRTEGFSGADMNLVVRDAAMMPMRRLIADRSPAEIAAMKEGGKMIVSPVTMNDFEDALKKIQPSVSQSSIKQFEKWAEELGSV